In Babylonia areolata isolate BAREFJ2019XMU chromosome 19, ASM4173473v1, whole genome shotgun sequence, a single window of DNA contains:
- the LOC143293865 gene encoding PAT complex subunit CCDC47-like isoform X1 — protein MRCLWLICIFLGVVLVQVKCGNPHGVVLEDDDFAEFEEFDEDEESEEPVRETETGQAATEGEKESEDAEFEDEDEEEVQVESEEDEFEYFEDEEEFENFDKDKGSASKTKGGEKLPDLQMAKVPLHLRTNWDSFYLEMLMLAGLGVYFLNFLAGKTKNSRLATAWLSAHKDLLENNFAIVGDDGTGKEPTQGVLMKESENVYALWCSGRTCVEGMLVELKLLKRQDLVNVLLRLFKPASDQIIMHVTMEEKKMDKFVFCVAQKKAAARLHKDMYDLSQFTEKKSVEKYELPGSYQLLSESGEASSAMLDKKLCQVLTKFEGIVEYIHISDQFAGPKSQDDTQPTKPPDAKPTLVFCFSVGSKGKSSPMDMEALKPLLQLVFYCVDKVSRFQLSKEARSKAEKKRQKVEEQFMKAAHGQRQEAAQQRREEKIRADKERLMNEEDPEKARKLEERENRRDMKKRQPKMKMMKVKAM, from the exons ATGAGGTGCCTGTGGCTGATCTGCAtatttttgggggtggttttggtGCAAGTGAAGTGCGGAAATCCCCATGGTGTAGTGCTGGAAGATGACGACTTTGCTGAATTTGAAGAATTTGATGAAGATGAAG AGTCTGAAGAACCAGTGAGGGAAACAGAAACGGGTCAGGCTGCTACGGAAGGAGAAAAGGAATCGGAGGATGCAGAGTTTGAAgacgaggatgaagaggaagtCCAGGTGGAG TCTGAGGAAGATGAATTTGAGTACTTTGAAGACGAGGAGGAGTTTGAGAACTTCGACAAAGATAAAGGATCAGCATCCAAGACCAAGGGGGGTGAGAAACTGCCAGATCTTCAGATGGCCAAG GTTCCACTGCATCTTCGCACCAACTGGGACAGTTTTTACCTGGAGATGCTGATGCTGGCTGGCCTAGGGGTCTACTTTCTTAACTTCCTTGCTGGGAAAACCAAAAATAGTCGGCTTGCAACAGCCTGGCTGTCAGCCCATAAAGATTTGCTGGAGAACAACTTTGCCATTGTTG GGGATGATGGCACAGGGAAAGAGCCCACGCAGGGTGTACTGATGAAGGAATCGGAAAACGTCTACGCCCTGTGGTGCAGTGGTCGAACCTGTGTGGAGGGTATGCTGGTGGAGCTCAAGCTGTTGAAGCGTCAAGACCTTGTCAACGTTCTTCTGCGTCTCTTCAAGCCGGCTTCTGACCAGATC ATCATGCATGTGACcatggaagagaagaagatggacaagtttgtgttctgtgtggctcaGAAGAAGGCAGCTGCTCGTTTGCACAAGGATATGTATGATTTG AGCCagttcacagagaagaagagcgTGGAAAAGTATGAACTCCCTGGCTCTTACCAGCTGCTGTCGGAGAGTGGAGAAGCTTCATCAGCCATGCTGGACAAAAAG cTGTGTCAGGTGCTGACCAAGTTTGAGGGGATTGTGGAATACATTCACATCTCCGACCAGTTTGCTGGGCCCAAGAGTCAGGA cgacacccaaccaaccaaaccgcCAGATGCCAAGCCCACTcttgtcttctgtttttctg TGGGGAGCAAGGGGAAGAGCAGCCCCATGGACATGGAGGCTCTGAAGCCTCTGCTGCAGCTGGTGTTCTACTGTGTGGACAAGGTGTCCCGTTTCCAGCTGAGCAAGGAG GCCCGTTCCAAGGCAGAGAAGAAGCGTCAGAAAGTGGAGGAGCAGTTCATGAAGGCAGCCCATGGACAGCGACAGGAGGCGGCCCAGCAGCGGAGGGAAGAAAAGATCCGTGCGGATAAGGAGCGTCTCATGAACGAGGAGGACCCCGAGAAGGCACGCAAGCTGGAG gagagagagaatcggCGTGACATGAAGAAAAGGCAGCccaagatgaagatgatgaaggtgAAGGCCATGTAA
- the LOC143293865 gene encoding PAT complex subunit CCDC47-like isoform X2 yields MRCLWLICIFLGVVLVQVKCGNPHGVVLEDDDFAEFEEFDEDEESEEPVRETETGQAATEGEKESEDAEFEDEDEEEVQVESEEDEFEYFEDEEEFENFDKDKGSASKTKGGEKLPDLQMAKVPLHLRTNWDSFYLEMLMLAGLGVYFLNFLAGKTKNSRLATAWLSAHKDLLENNFAIVGDDGTGKEPTQGVLMKESENVYALWCSGRTCVEGMLVELKLLKRQDLVNVLLRLFKPASDQIIMHVTMEEKKMDKFVFCVAQKKAAARLHKDMYDLSQFTEKKSVEKYELPGSYQLLSESGEASSAMLDKKLCQVLTKFEGIVEYIHISDQFAGPKSQDDTQPTKPPDAKPTLVFCFSVGSKGKSSPMDMEALKPLLQLVFYCVDKVSRFQLSKEARSKAEKKRQKVEEQFMKAAHGQRQEAAQQRREEKIRADKERLMNEEDPEKARKLEERENRRDMKKRQPKMKMMKV; encoded by the exons ATGAGGTGCCTGTGGCTGATCTGCAtatttttgggggtggttttggtGCAAGTGAAGTGCGGAAATCCCCATGGTGTAGTGCTGGAAGATGACGACTTTGCTGAATTTGAAGAATTTGATGAAGATGAAG AGTCTGAAGAACCAGTGAGGGAAACAGAAACGGGTCAGGCTGCTACGGAAGGAGAAAAGGAATCGGAGGATGCAGAGTTTGAAgacgaggatgaagaggaagtCCAGGTGGAG TCTGAGGAAGATGAATTTGAGTACTTTGAAGACGAGGAGGAGTTTGAGAACTTCGACAAAGATAAAGGATCAGCATCCAAGACCAAGGGGGGTGAGAAACTGCCAGATCTTCAGATGGCCAAG GTTCCACTGCATCTTCGCACCAACTGGGACAGTTTTTACCTGGAGATGCTGATGCTGGCTGGCCTAGGGGTCTACTTTCTTAACTTCCTTGCTGGGAAAACCAAAAATAGTCGGCTTGCAACAGCCTGGCTGTCAGCCCATAAAGATTTGCTGGAGAACAACTTTGCCATTGTTG GGGATGATGGCACAGGGAAAGAGCCCACGCAGGGTGTACTGATGAAGGAATCGGAAAACGTCTACGCCCTGTGGTGCAGTGGTCGAACCTGTGTGGAGGGTATGCTGGTGGAGCTCAAGCTGTTGAAGCGTCAAGACCTTGTCAACGTTCTTCTGCGTCTCTTCAAGCCGGCTTCTGACCAGATC ATCATGCATGTGACcatggaagagaagaagatggacaagtttgtgttctgtgtggctcaGAAGAAGGCAGCTGCTCGTTTGCACAAGGATATGTATGATTTG AGCCagttcacagagaagaagagcgTGGAAAAGTATGAACTCCCTGGCTCTTACCAGCTGCTGTCGGAGAGTGGAGAAGCTTCATCAGCCATGCTGGACAAAAAG cTGTGTCAGGTGCTGACCAAGTTTGAGGGGATTGTGGAATACATTCACATCTCCGACCAGTTTGCTGGGCCCAAGAGTCAGGA cgacacccaaccaaccaaaccgcCAGATGCCAAGCCCACTcttgtcttctgtttttctg TGGGGAGCAAGGGGAAGAGCAGCCCCATGGACATGGAGGCTCTGAAGCCTCTGCTGCAGCTGGTGTTCTACTGTGTGGACAAGGTGTCCCGTTTCCAGCTGAGCAAGGAG GCCCGTTCCAAGGCAGAGAAGAAGCGTCAGAAAGTGGAGGAGCAGTTCATGAAGGCAGCCCATGGACAGCGACAGGAGGCGGCCCAGCAGCGGAGGGAAGAAAAGATCCGTGCGGATAAGGAGCGTCTCATGAACGAGGAGGACCCCGAGAAGGCACGCAAGCTGGAG gagagagagaatcggCGTGACATGAAGAAAAGGCAGCccaagatgaagatgatgaag